Proteins from a genomic interval of Streptomyces sp. NBC_00820:
- a CDS encoding LysE/ArgO family amino acid transporter: MNHALTTAAAGFGAGLSLIVAIGAQNAFVLRQGVRRDAVLAVVGICALSDALLIALGVGGVGAVVVAWPDAVRVVGLVGGVFLLCYGALAARRVLGPGTGLRTEGEAAGSRRRAVLTCLAMTWLNPHVYLDTVFLLGSLAADRGPLRWTFGLGAAAASLCWFAALGFGARLLGRFLARPTAWRVLDGLVAVTMLGLGTMMLVSGV, from the coding sequence ATGAACCACGCCCTGACCACCGCGGCCGCCGGATTCGGCGCCGGTCTCTCCCTGATCGTCGCCATCGGCGCCCAGAACGCCTTCGTCCTGCGCCAAGGGGTGCGCCGTGACGCCGTCCTCGCGGTGGTCGGCATCTGCGCGCTCTCCGACGCGCTGCTCATCGCGCTGGGTGTCGGCGGCGTCGGCGCGGTGGTGGTGGCGTGGCCGGACGCGGTGCGGGTGGTGGGGCTCGTCGGCGGCGTGTTCCTGCTCTGCTACGGCGCTCTCGCCGCCCGGCGCGTCCTCGGACCCGGCACCGGTCTGCGCACGGAGGGCGAGGCCGCCGGCTCCCGTCGGCGCGCGGTGCTCACCTGCCTGGCGATGACCTGGCTCAACCCGCACGTCTACCTGGACACCGTCTTCCTGCTGGGCTCCCTCGCCGCCGACCGCGGACCGCTGCGCTGGACGTTCGGCCTGGGCGCCGCCGCCGCCAGCCTGTGCTGGTTCGCCGCCCTCGGCTTCGGTGCCCGGCTGCTCGGCCGCTTCCTCGCCCGGCCCACCGCCTGGCGCGTCCTGGACGGCCTGGTCGCCGTCACGATGCTGGGCCTCGGGACGATGATGCTGGTCTCCGGAGTCTGA